From Mucilaginibacter rubeus, a single genomic window includes:
- a CDS encoding IS4 family transposase, with amino-acid sequence MRVPDLLKLIPEERLAFLADYHKTDHKVKKLPVSVLFKLLLYSQFEVKHNSLRVMENIFNSYAFSHLSDKSEAQKIHYSSISERLSRADAVFFEALYQDCIERFSAQLPSKDNKQHQLLRFDSTLISLSSKLIRIGFRSGGSQEHVKQLKFTIGYSEIPEYVAFHHQATFNSENVALKQAIVGCPASNKSIVIVDAGLQSRDAYDELFDQGINFITRINPNPRSVVVEENNLFEATPDDYKLRLVTDRKLYLYNRKGKKTKNVYRYIEAVKPNGEVLAFLTNIFDFQAYEITALYKKRWDIEVFFKFIKQELNFSHLLSRSINGIKAVLYVRMILSLLIITYQKLNRIKSSKSAKQQFALEMEAELMKFIVRLYGGDPDKPPTNGHIPFW; translated from the coding sequence ATGCGTGTGCCCGACTTGTTAAAGTTAATTCCAGAGGAGCGTCTTGCGTTTTTGGCTGACTATCATAAAACAGACCATAAGGTAAAGAAACTACCGGTCTCAGTCCTTTTTAAGCTATTACTTTACAGTCAGTTCGAAGTAAAGCACAATAGCCTCAGGGTAATGGAGAATATCTTTAATTCGTATGCTTTCAGTCATTTATCTGACAAATCCGAAGCGCAAAAGATACATTACAGTTCAATCAGCGAACGCCTAAGCCGTGCGGACGCGGTTTTTTTTGAAGCTTTATACCAGGATTGTATTGAACGTTTTTCAGCCCAATTACCTTCGAAAGATAATAAACAGCATCAGTTGTTGCGTTTTGATTCAACGCTGATATCACTTTCATCCAAGCTGATCAGGATCGGATTTCGTTCCGGAGGAAGCCAGGAACATGTAAAACAGCTTAAATTTACTATAGGCTATTCAGAAATACCTGAGTATGTGGCTTTTCATCATCAGGCTACATTTAACAGTGAGAACGTAGCTTTGAAACAAGCCATTGTTGGCTGTCCTGCATCTAATAAAAGTATCGTTATAGTCGATGCCGGCCTACAATCAAGAGACGCCTATGATGAGCTCTTTGACCAGGGAATCAATTTTATTACACGAATCAATCCGAACCCACGTAGTGTAGTTGTTGAAGAGAATAACTTATTTGAAGCTACTCCTGATGACTATAAGCTTAGGCTGGTAACAGACCGTAAGCTTTACCTATATAACAGGAAGGGAAAAAAGACAAAGAACGTTTATCGATATATCGAAGCAGTCAAACCCAATGGAGAAGTACTCGCTTTTTTGACCAATATCTTTGATTTTCAAGCTTATGAAATAACCGCACTGTATAAGAAAAGATGGGATATAGAAGTGTTCTTCAAATTCATCAAACAAGAACTTAACTTCTCACATCTACTATCCAGAAGCATAAACGGCATCAAAGCCGTACTGTATGTCAGGATGATCCTATCGCTGTTAATAATAACTTACCAAAAGTTAAATCGAATTAAAAGTAGTAAGTCTGCTAAACAACAGTTTGCCTTGGAAATGGAAGCCGAACTCATGAAATTTATTGTAAGACTTTATGGTGGAGATCCCGATAAACCTCCCACAAATGGACACATCCCTTTTTGGTAA